The Lutra lutra chromosome 1, mLutLut1.2, whole genome shotgun sequence genomic sequence GGAAACTCGAGATTTCATAGCTGGTTGATGGCTGAGCTCAGGCTTTGATATTAGTATTATGATCTAttttgctggaggggagactgAAGACAAAAGCATCTTAGCTTTGGAATGGCAGAGCTTGGATTTGAACCCTCCCCACTGTCTGTTAGGCAGGGCTAGCATTAATCCTGTTTTAGGGTTTATACCCTATGAGGATATTGAGGCACAGAGGGTCAGGACTTCTCCAGAATCCCACAGCCAGGACCTCCCTGGTGGTAGGTTTACAGACCTGTATTCAGAGCCTGCATTTTTGTGATCTCCtggctgtgcaaccttgggcaacTCACTTAACTGCTCTGGGCCTAGGTTTCCATAGCTATGAAGTGGGGATGCTAATAGCACCTACTTTCTAGGCTTGTGACAGTGTACACCATGGGCTCAGTGAGGGTGAAACACTCTCCCGATGTCAGCTCATTCAGTCCTGCCCACTCCCACCAGACCCAACTCACCCTCTCCACATCTGGCAGGCAGTTGAGGAGCCCACGGGTGCCCTCAGTGCTGGAAGGTGCCCTGCTTGGGGGTCCTTGGGCCATGGCCTCCAGCACCACCTGATAGAGGGGCTGGGTGATGAGTGGGGTCGGCAACTCCCGAAGATAATCCTTGAGGATGCCTGTGGACACAGGGCCCACTCTGGTCAGGGCACCCCTGGCTTCTGAGGCTGGAAGGGtcagctggggctgggaggtggaagaggaggacaGGCACAAGAGGAGGACAGGCACAGGAAAGTGAAAACAAAGCTAGACAGAAAGGGTGATGTCCCAGAGGGACCACAGGGACTCCCTTGAGGTGAAGTTTCAACAGGGAGCAGGCAGGGGACAGAAGGGGCTTGCTGACCAGTGATGACATTGATATCAGGATACAGGTCCTCAGAGAGGCAGACGGCTGCACTGTCCCGCTCAAAGGCATCCCGAAGCTCTTTCTTCACGGCTGCCGAGCCACACAGACGGTACAGCCCCACCACCtggaggtggggacagagagagatattCTTGCCAGTGCTACAGACTGATTGGGgccaggtggggtggggttggaggtTTGGGTGAGGGTGGCAGTGGGCtgaggggttggggggctggCTGTGGCTTCCCCAGCTGCCTTCCTGCTCTTCTGACACCTGTCATGGGGTCCCCACCTGGCTGCCTGAACAACCTGGCCCCATAAACCTCTGCTTGGATCATTTGTCCTGCCACCACCCTCCTTCTCAGCTCACttgtcacctcctctgggaagccctttCTGACTACTCCAACCAACATCAAGTCCTGCTTCAAgctctcccagcctcagtctTGTCCCAGCCAGTTTTACACTTGTGAGTTACTGGATTCATGTCTTTTCTTCCATCAGATTCTGAGCTCCAGTAGGTCTGGGACCATGTATTACTAAATGGATGGATGACCCATGGGTTCTGGGCTGGGCGCTGTGGTCTACAGAAGCCTCCTGCCCTTGTCTAAGCTGGGATTGGATCTAGGAGTGTCCCAGGCAGGGTATATTCGTGGGGAAGGCCTGGCCTCTGTATGCTGGGTGTCCTGGGCTGTAGGTCTGAGGGCCAGCTGGGACGGGGCAGGGGGCTCACCCGCAGCCCTCGGCGCTCGATCTGCCCAACGCACTTCTGgatgatgaggggcacctggcccGGGGGGTTTTCTCGCTCCACCAGCAGTGGCAGGGGCAGCCCAAAGACTCGGGGCTCAGTTGTGCCTGGTGCTTCCTGCTGCTCTGACAGGGTCAGCTTGGCATACAACAGCCCCTGAGGCTCCAGGCGCACGGCCAGTTGCTGGGCCTGGCACCCTGAAGACACAAGGGCATCTGTGGGGTCTGGCCGCCAGGCTCCTATGCCCTGGCCCCCTGCTCTGAGCCACACCCCACCCTGGACACtctggggggaaaggcagagctGAATCCTGTGCCAACCGCTCTTCCCTTGCAGCCAGGTATCCTACCTCGGAAGACTGTGGGTAGCAGCACAGTGCCCTGGGCGCAGGGCCGGTGCCGCCGGACGCCAGGGTCCCACGCCAGCACCAGGGCCCGCAGTAGCCGGGCAGCCTCAAGTTCCAGGTGGAAGGTGTGATCCAGCTGCAGGAAGTCTGGCCCCCCTCTCAGTGGCCCTGTTCGGGCCCGGGCCACCCCATCCACCTGCAGTAGGCAGCAGAGGTCTCTTGGGGTGGCCCCGGGTGTTGGCCGCAGCCCCCCGAGCCCATACAAGTGCAGGCTGAGGCGGCCCCAGAGTGCGGCGGGGGGTGCTCGGGCTGATGGGCCCACCTCATAGGGCCGGAAGGCAGTGGGTGATGGGGGCCCTGCTGGGCGCTCCGGTGAGTCCCCATCACTGAGGTAACCGGCCCGAGGGCCCCTTgtggccccagcccctgctgcccGTCCCGGGGTCCCCACACTGCTGTCCAGGTGGTATCGACTGATGACGGAGCCCTCGGGGGCGGCCCGCTCACGCTCTCGGCCAGCCCGGGTGCCCCGCAGGCTCAGTCGCCGCCGCAGGTCAGGCAGCTTCTTCATCTTCATGGAGAGGCGCCGAGCTGGGCCAGGGGACTTTGTGCGGGAGGCTTTGGTTGGGGGGCTCGCAGGGGCTGCGCCTGTAGAAATAGCAGATCTCAGACTTCAGAAGCCTGGGCTTGGGATAAGGGTGAGGCTTGTGGTCATTGTGGGGAGCTGGAGGAATGAGGCTTGTGCTCACCTTGTGAGGCTGGGCCCTCTGGCTCAGCTGAGCCTGGTTGTGGTCCCAGGGGTTCTGGTGCCAGGGGTCTGGAGTCTTCCTCGGGGATAGGGTTGTACCAGATCTCACCTGCGGGCTCCCCGCTGCCAGGTGCTCTGGGCCTCAAAGCAGCCTCTTCCGGTGGCTTGGCCCCACCCAGCACCCATCGTCGActgctgggctccaggctctgcaGGTAGGCCCCCCGAGCTGGGCTCCGAGATGCCTCAGGGCTTGGGGGCCCCTCTGCTCCAGCCTGGGACCCTTCAGGGGCCTGGGGTTCTGGCTCTGGAGGATTGGGCTCCGGGCGCTGGGCTGGGCGGCCtggcagagagcaaggggagTGAGACCCAGCtacccctctgctgcccccagtGCAGCCCCAGCCTGCTGGCTCTTTCCCCAGCAGGGGCCATGGCTGGGGTGCACACAGTACTGGCACTCACTCCACATGTTTGTTTGGAATGGGCGGGGGCAGGCCAGCAATCTCACTGGTTGCCAGCTTACAGCCTGCCCCCACTTCGTCCCTGGGGGTCCCAAACGGTGTTCCTCTGCCCTTCAGCCTCAGGGGTCCAGTGGGGTTTCTCCAGACCTGGGCCCCGCATTCTCAACTCTACCTCCCACCCCTGGCATGGAGCTCTGCCCCTGTCCCTTCTTACTGGGTGGCTTTGGGGAAGTTGCTTTCCATCTTTGAACCTCAGTGTCCTCCTGTGAAATGGGGGGGCGGTCAATGCCCTCCTCCAGGGAGGTATCAGAGAGCTCGGTGTGGGGACTGCTTCTTAGGTGTCCAAGTTATGGTCAAGAACATAACCCACAGTGAAGGCTGCCTTGCTCCTTTCGGAAGACAACTAGTGCTCGGGCCTCCCTTAGCCCTCCCTTTCTATAGCgctccccccaccgcccaccccttGCCTGTCTTCcaggctctgcccccaccctggagTGAGCCCTGTGTCTCAGCCCAGTCCAGATCCCCATGGTCAATGCCTTGGGGCCTCCCCTTTGCTCCATCCTCCCTTCTCTGACATCCTGGGCTGTTTCCTGTCTGTGTTTGTGCGTGGGCAcccctgtcccttctctctgctctagGAAACTTGGGAATCTTTGGgaagggacgggggtgggggctcAGGGGGGAGAAAGGTCAGATACTGGAGTCATCAGGCCTCCCTCCTTtaactccttccttcctggggCTTTCTTTCCCAGGCAGCTCCCAGTTCCTTAAAGTCTTGTCTTGTTTGCTGGTGGACTCTCTCATCTGGTCAACTCTGATTTCCAATGCCCTTGACCCTGTCTCGGGGGGTCTGTATTAGTAGCATGTCCAAAGAGCTGTTTAAGTCACTTCAATGGCTATGGACAAATGACCCAACTgttccgtgcctcagtttcccctcccatCTAAAAGGGACAATATCCTAGGGCTGCCTAAGGTGGGTGCAACTGCAGTTACTGGTTTATAGGAGGTTTAGGGGGTGGCCACTGTGGCTGATGCGccgcctctctccctcctctgcaggAGGTGGCTACCCATCTTCCATCCCTGGTCTCCA encodes the following:
- the SYDE1 gene encoding rho GTPase-activating protein SYDE1, translating into MAEPLLRKTFSRLRGREKLPRKKSDAKERGRPAQRPEPNPPEPEPQAPEGSQAGAEGPPSPEASRSPARGAYLQSLEPSSRRWVLGGAKPPEEAALRPRAPGSGEPAGEIWYNPIPEEDSRPLAPEPLGPQPGSAEPEGPASQGAAPASPPTKASRTKSPGPARRLSMKMKKLPDLRRRLSLRGTRAGRERERAAPEGSVISRYHLDSSVGTPGRAAGAGATRGPRAGYLSDGDSPERPAGPPSPTAFRPYEVGPSARAPPAALWGRLSLHLYGLGGLRPTPGATPRDLCCLLQVDGVARARTGPLRGGPDFLQLDHTFHLELEAARLLRALVLAWDPGVRRHRPCAQGTVLLPTVFRGCQAQQLAVRLEPQGLLYAKLTLSEQQEAPGTTEPRVFGLPLPLLVERENPPGQVPLIIQKCVGQIERRGLRVVGLYRLCGSAAVKKELRDAFERDSAAVCLSEDLYPDINVITGILKDYLRELPTPLITQPLYQVVLEAMAQGPPSRAPSSTEGTRGLLNCLPDVERATLTLLLDHLRLVSSFHAHNRMTPQNLAVCFGPVLLPARQAPARPRIRSSGPGLTNAVDFKRHIEVLHYLLQAWPDPRGAPEPPDLAPYLRPKRQPPLHLPLSGPEVVARPRGRGGPESPPSNRYAGDWSVCGRDFLPCGRDFLSGPDYDHVTGSYSEDEDEEVGEPAGAADFEDDFEAPFNPHLNLKDFDALILDLERELSKQINVCL